One genomic region from Methanothermobacter tenebrarum encodes:
- a CDS encoding HNH endonuclease: MICIICKKNLPKNEFSDEHVFPESIGGSFVLKEAVCKKCNHLLGTKIDAPLAKNFFIELKRYQHKISGKKGSVPNPFGEGTIAGTNRKVIWKPGDIPVSLPSIQIKRRKNGSIELNVSVDARKGEEGVSKIAIKKLERMSVENPEEELKSSSTIEYKEELQPTVHYNYKINLLEPVLAFVKIAYEMAYYWLGKRYLEDETGEKLRRFLLDMIHGKLSIQGLSKHDIEMSTLFQWPYSNIRGWENSHCVRIFKNGNTIACDIKIYEEYPPTKETLDQTKPESFQPTISYKKIKGNIINSIIRDIRDSPKPISDKKLKEIKEMVERVLETKEMVSTMRIAKMISPPFRKRIIVSQNPELYPGWEDKYLILDYIKKRHKEI, translated from the coding sequence ATGATATGTATTATATGTAAAAAAAATTTACCTAAAAATGAGTTTTCAGATGAACACGTTTTTCCAGAGTCTATTGGAGGAAGTTTTGTCTTAAAAGAAGCAGTATGTAAAAAATGCAACCATCTATTAGGTACTAAAATAGATGCACCCCTTGCAAAGAATTTTTTCATCGAATTGAAAAGGTATCAACATAAAATTTCAGGTAAAAAGGGTTCAGTTCCAAATCCTTTTGGGGAAGGGACAATTGCAGGCACTAACCGAAAAGTCATTTGGAAGCCTGGAGATATTCCTGTTTCTCTCCCCTCTATACAGATCAAAAGGAGAAAAAACGGATCCATTGAACTAAATGTTTCCGTAGACGCAAGAAAGGGCGAAGAAGGGGTTTCTAAAATAGCTATAAAAAAGTTAGAGCGCATGAGTGTAGAAAATCCTGAAGAAGAGCTCAAAAGTAGTTCTACTATAGAATATAAAGAAGAGCTTCAACCAACAGTTCATTACAACTACAAAATAAATCTTCTTGAACCTGTACTAGCCTTTGTGAAGATAGCTTATGAAATGGCTTATTATTGGTTAGGTAAACGATATTTAGAGGATGAAACAGGAGAAAAATTAAGAAGATTTCTACTTGATATGATTCATGGCAAATTATCAATCCAAGGTTTATCTAAACATGATATAGAAATGAGCACACTATTTCAATGGCCTTATTCTAATATTCGTGGTTGGGAGAACTCTCATTGTGTCAGAATTTTTAAAAATGGCAACACCATAGCATGTGACATCAAAATATATGAAGAATACCCACCTACAAAAGAAACATTAGATCAGACTAAACCCGAGTCATTTCAACCAACTATATCATACAAAAAAATTAAAGGAAATATTATAAATAGTATTATCAGAGACATCAGAGACTCACCAAAGCCTATATCAGACAAGAAATTAAAGGAAATAAAGGAAATGGTAGAAAGGGTATTAGAGACAAAAGAAATGGTATCGACCATGAGAATAGCGAAAATGATATCTCCTCCTTTTCGGAAAAGAATAATAGTTAGTCAAAATCCAGAATTGTACCCTGGATGGGAAGACAAGTACCTAATATTAGATTATATTAAAAAAAGACACAAAGAAATATGA